A window of Variovorax paradoxus genomic DNA:
TCGCACGTGGCTCGCAAAGAACGCCGCCGAGCTGCTGCCGCGGCTCGATGAAAAGCGCGAGGCCGAACTCGGCCGCCTCGTCGGCTCGCTGCCGCCCACCGCGGAGCGCCTGCTTGCCGCCGTGGACGCGGCCACCAGCTTCGAGCCCAAGTCGCCGCTGCGCCAATGGCTCATGCAGGCCGCCGCCGAATACCTGGGCCGCGCGCTGGTCGACGGCACGCCGGCCGACCCGGTGGCGCGCTTCCACCTGGGCAACGGCGCGCGCGTCGAGCGGCTCAACTGGGCGGGTGACCCTTCGCCCAAGGGGCAGAAGCAGTCGTACGGTCTGATGGTCAATTACCTCTACGACCTCAAGCGGCTGGACAAACATCGCACCTGGCTGGCGGACGGCAAGGTGGCAGTGTCGGGAGACATCGAAAGCCTGTTCTTCAAAAAAGGCTGAAGTCCGAAAGAGCGCAGCAACAGCAAGTGCCAGTGCCGGCGCAAGAAACGCCGGCGGCCGCATCGGGCGGCAAAATCCACAACGACAGGAGACGAGACAAATGAGCCACAACTTCCAACGCCGCGACGTCCTGCGCGCGGCCGCCGCCGGAGCAGCCGTGCTTTGCGGGGCCGCGCGCGCCGAGCCGGGCTGGCCCGCCAAGCCGGTGACGATGGTCGTGCCGTTCCCGGCGGGCGGCGGCACCGACGCATTCGCGCGGCCGTTGTCGGGCCAGTTCTCGCGGCTGACGAACCAGTCGCTCATCATCGACAACCGCGGCGGCGCCGGCGGCACGCTGGGCGCCAGCGTCGCATCGAAGGCGTCGGCCGACGGCTACTCGCTCTTCATGGGCGCGGTCCATCACGCAATCGCGCCTTCGGTCTACCCGAAGCTCGACTACGACATCGAGAAAGACTTCGTTCCGCTGATGCTGCTGGCCAACGTGCCGCAGGTGGTGGTGGTCAACCCGAAGCGGGTGCAGGCCACGACCATCAAGGAACTCATCGCGCTGGCCAAGCGCAGCCCCGGGCAGCTCAACTACGGCTCGGCGGGCGCGGGCACCTCGCACCACCTGGCGGGCGAACTGTTCAAGCTGCAGACCGGCACCTTCATCACCCACATTCCGTACCGCGGCGCGGGCCCGGCGCTGGCCGACCTGATCTCGGGCAACGTCGACCTCATGTTCGACGGCCTCGGTTCCTCGGCGCAATACATCAAGAGCGGCCGCATCAAGGCGCTGATGGTGGCCGGCACCAAGCGCAACCCCGCGTTCCCCGACGTACCATGCGCGGCCGAAGTCGGCCTGCCCGACTACACCGTCACCACCTGGTACGGCCTGTGGGCGCCCAGGCGCACCCCGGCCGATGTGCAGCCGCAGATCATCGATGAAATGAAGAAAGTGCTCGCAAGCGACGACATCAAGAACATCTGGGCCCAGAACGGCTCGGAGATCCCGACCCTCACCGGCGCCGCCTACGGCAGCTTCGTGAATTCCGAAATCAAGCGATGGGCGACGGTGGTGAAGGCCTCGGGCGCGAAGATCGAATGAGCATCGGCGAGCAGCAAGGCAGCCAGGTTTCGTTGCGCCGGGAAGGCGCGATCGCTTTCGTCACGCTCTCGAACTCGGGGCGGCTCAATGCGATGACGCGCGCCATGTGGCGCACGCTGCGCG
This region includes:
- a CDS encoding Bug family tripartite tricarboxylate transporter substrate binding protein; translation: MSHNFQRRDVLRAAAAGAAVLCGAARAEPGWPAKPVTMVVPFPAGGGTDAFARPLSGQFSRLTNQSLIIDNRGGAGGTLGASVASKASADGYSLFMGAVHHAIAPSVYPKLDYDIEKDFVPLMLLANVPQVVVVNPKRVQATTIKELIALAKRSPGQLNYGSAGAGTSHHLAGELFKLQTGTFITHIPYRGAGPALADLISGNVDLMFDGLGSSAQYIKSGRIKALMVAGTKRNPAFPDVPCAAEVGLPDYTVTTWYGLWAPRRTPADVQPQIIDEMKKVLASDDIKNIWAQNGSEIPTLTGAAYGSFVNSEIKRWATVVKASGAKIE